From one Candidatus Zixiibacteriota bacterium genomic stretch:
- the gatC gene encoding Asp-tRNA(Asn)/Glu-tRNA(Gln) amidotransferase subunit GatC: MPLDKNQVRHIARLARLSLTEEEITRFSRELTVILDYIDALQQVATDNVQPREQFITSENVFRDDVVKPSLPRETVLAMAPDADDRYFRVPRVIG; this comes from the coding sequence ATGCCACTAGATAAGAATCAGGTGCGGCATATTGCGCGTCTGGCGCGACTCAGTCTCACTGAAGAAGAAATCACCCGCTTCTCCCGCGAACTCACTGTCATCCTCGACTATATCGATGCGTTGCAACAGGTTGCGACCGACAACGTGCAGCCGCGCGAGCAGTTTATCACGTCCGAAAATGTCTTCCGCGATGATGTTGTGAAGCCGTCACTGCCGCGGGAAACGGTCCTGGCGATGGCGCCGGATGCCGACGACCGTTATTTCCGCGTGCCGAGGGTGATCGGCTGA
- the ruvX gene encoding Holliday junction resolvase RuvX: protein MTNTSDKTFLGIDYGERRIGIAKSDPTGLIASALTTLVVRSRQHAVDELLRLIAEYEPAGLVVGYPLLPSGDKSKKCEQIDRFLLLLQKSFTGPIYREDERYSSTEAADIIHAHGKRTGKDKKRIDRLAAVIILQRFLDENRT from the coding sequence ATGACCAACACGTCCGACAAGACCTTCCTCGGGATCGACTACGGAGAACGGCGTATCGGGATCGCCAAGAGCGACCCCACCGGCCTCATCGCCTCGGCCCTGACCACGCTTGTCGTGCGGTCGCGGCAGCATGCGGTCGACGAACTTCTCAGACTCATTGCGGAGTACGAGCCCGCCGGACTCGTCGTTGGCTACCCGCTTCTGCCGAGCGGCGACAAAAGCAAAAAGTGCGAGCAAATCGACCGCTTTCTTTTGCTCCTGCAGAAGTCGTTTACCGGACCGATTTACCGGGAAGACGAGCGGTACTCCTCGACCGAAGCCGCCGACATTATTCATGCCCACGGCAAACGAACGGGCAAAGACAAAAAACGAATCGACCGCCTCGCGGCCGTGATTATCCTCCAGCGTTTCCTTGACGAGAATCGGACCTGA
- the lepB gene encoding signal peptidase I has product MDQDFLIQEHTQAETQRQARQFLNRRERKPLWREYLETAIVALVCAILLRIFVVSAYRVNSASMEDTLFEGDYIFVNKLAYEFGTDPQVGDIIVFRYPNNPNKQYIKRIAAGSGEIVEVADKVVYVNDQVAEIPANSKHIDQRIIPGDLSFRDNFAPYVVAPGEYFVLGDNRDDSRDSRFWGGVPRENIIGKAVFVYWSWQPDPNPPGWGFPYIIDAFQWIGHGVWNFPTHVRWGRIGRPL; this is encoded by the coding sequence ATGGATCAAGACTTCCTGATTCAGGAACACACACAGGCGGAAACGCAGCGCCAGGCGCGCCAGTTTCTCAACCGCCGCGAGCGTAAACCGCTCTGGCGCGAGTACCTCGAGACCGCTATTGTCGCGCTGGTCTGCGCCATCCTGCTGCGCATATTCGTTGTATCCGCCTACCGTGTTAACTCCGCGTCGATGGAAGACACCCTGTTTGAAGGCGACTACATCTTCGTCAACAAACTGGCGTACGAGTTCGGCACCGACCCGCAGGTCGGCGACATCATCGTCTTCCGCTATCCCAATAACCCGAACAAGCAATACATCAAGCGTATCGCTGCCGGTTCGGGAGAGATTGTGGAAGTGGCGGACAAGGTCGTTTACGTCAACGACCAGGTGGCCGAAATTCCCGCGAACTCAAAGCACATCGATCAGCGGATAATCCCCGGCGATTTGTCCTTCCGGGACAATTTCGCGCCGTACGTGGTCGCGCCCGGCGAATATTTCGTGCTCGGCGACAACCGCGACGACAGCCGGGACAGCCGATTCTGGGGCGGCGTGCCCAGAGAGAATATCATCGGCAAGGCGGTCTTCGTGTACTGGTCGTGGCAGCCTGATCCGAACCCCCCCGGATGGGGATTCCCGTACATTATCGATGCCTTCCAGTGGATCGGTCATGGCGTGTGGAACTTCCCGACTCACGTCCGATGGGGGCGTATCGGCAGACCGCTGTAA
- a CDS encoding asparagine synthetase B: protein MNTKPKKHTAILAFVLALLVAGGVDATSVLIPMDDSQTDHLKAYGVTFKALELHEHAQWLLNYRSGSFLIDYSPEVVNLCLLAGVRYEEISSGQVADIFRQIEVENMERVELEKAPSVAVYQPPGHEPWDDAVRLALEYAEIPYELVYDEDVLNGALEDYDWLHVHHEDFTGQYGKFYGAFANALWYQAQVKMNEDKARELGYNKVSDMKRDVVLVMKDYIRRGGFLFSMCSAPETMDIALAAQGVDIVPREFDGDPVDPGAQEKLDFEQCLAFENFHLITNPLVYRRSDIDTYPDRMVRFFSPTEDYFFLFEFSAKLDPVPTMLVQDHVSTVNGFMGQVTGFRKSLLKQHVVVLGQPDNYDEVRYIHGGFGRGTFTFLAGHDPEDYQHMVNDPPTDLALYRNSPGYRLILNNVLFPAAKRKERKT, encoded by the coding sequence ATGAACACGAAACCCAAGAAGCATACGGCGATCCTTGCGTTCGTCCTCGCCCTGCTGGTGGCCGGCGGTGTTGATGCAACCTCTGTTCTCATTCCGATGGATGACTCCCAAACCGACCATCTCAAAGCCTACGGCGTGACGTTCAAGGCGCTTGAACTTCACGAACACGCACAGTGGCTGCTTAACTACCGAAGCGGTTCATTTCTTATCGATTATTCGCCCGAAGTCGTCAACCTCTGTCTGCTTGCCGGCGTCCGCTACGAAGAAATCAGTTCGGGTCAGGTCGCGGACATTTTCCGCCAGATCGAGGTCGAGAACATGGAACGAGTGGAACTCGAAAAAGCCCCCAGTGTCGCGGTCTACCAGCCGCCGGGGCATGAACCGTGGGACGACGCCGTCCGGCTGGCGCTTGAATACGCCGAAATCCCGTACGAACTGGTGTACGATGAGGACGTCCTGAACGGCGCCCTTGAAGATTACGACTGGCTCCACGTGCACCATGAAGACTTCACCGGGCAATACGGGAAATTCTACGGGGCGTTCGCCAACGCGCTCTGGTATCAGGCGCAAGTCAAAATGAACGAAGACAAGGCGCGCGAGCTCGGTTACAACAAGGTCTCGGACATGAAACGCGACGTCGTGCTCGTCATGAAGGACTACATCCGGCGGGGTGGCTTTTTGTTTTCCATGTGTTCGGCCCCGGAAACCATGGATATCGCCCTGGCGGCCCAGGGAGTGGATATCGTGCCCCGCGAGTTCGATGGCGACCCTGTAGACCCCGGAGCGCAGGAAAAACTGGACTTCGAGCAATGTCTCGCGTTCGAAAACTTCCACCTGATCACGAACCCGCTGGTCTACCGCCGTTCCGATATAGACACCTACCCCGATCGCATGGTCCGCTTCTTCAGCCCGACCGAAGACTACTTCTTCCTGTTCGAATTCTCGGCGAAGCTTGATCCCGTGCCGACGATGCTGGTGCAGGATCACGTATCTACCGTCAACGGTTTCATGGGTCAGGTGACGGGGTTTCGCAAATCACTGCTCAAGCAGCACGTGGTCGTTCTGGGACAACCCGATAATTATGACGAAGTGCGTTACATTCATGGCGGGTTCGGCCGGGGGACCTTCACGTTCCTTGCCGGTCACGACCCCGAGGACTACCAGCACATGGTGAATGATCCGCCCACCGACCTTGCACTGTACAGAAACTCGCCCGGATACCGGTTGATTCTGAACAACGTGCTGTTTCCCGCCGCCAAGCGCAAAGAACGCAAAACGTGA
- the hemW gene encoding radical SAM family heme chaperone HemW gives MPFSVYLHFPFCRNKCSYCDFYKELYDPVEEKRFYDALLVETRRRGETWSSDDRIVTSIFVGGGTPSLTRIEFLTAWLDELKRQFTVLEGLEFSIENNPESVTVDLLKSYRSLGINRPTYGIQSFDQKLLKLLDRKHHVEDSHRAVYLTNALRFATFGTDLIFALPRQTTRMLSSDLDQLIELDPPHVSFYQLTVEPGTPLARKVEKGRVKPIDEELALAMYRGGSERLADAGYVRYEVSSFAKPGHECRHNISYWEGQDYLGLGPSAHSFVRGRRFANVSSVARYVRTIQAGDYPVEIDESGVEQRMIEAIMLGLRMTKGIDRRQFAERFGRNVEDQLDRRQYEVLVESGHVIPDRGRIRLSENGFYLADEITRRLLK, from the coding sequence ATGCCCTTTTCGGTTTACCTCCACTTTCCGTTCTGTCGCAACAAGTGCTCGTATTGCGATTTCTACAAAGAGTTGTACGACCCGGTCGAAGAGAAACGCTTTTACGACGCCCTGCTGGTGGAAACACGCCGCCGAGGGGAAACGTGGTCCTCCGACGATCGCATCGTCACCAGCATATTCGTGGGCGGCGGCACGCCCTCGCTGACGCGAATTGAGTTCCTGACCGCGTGGCTCGACGAACTCAAGCGGCAGTTCACCGTGCTCGAAGGGTTGGAATTCTCGATAGAGAACAACCCGGAGTCGGTGACGGTAGACCTGCTCAAGTCGTACCGGTCCCTCGGAATCAACCGGCCCACCTACGGCATTCAGTCGTTCGATCAGAAACTCCTCAAGCTTCTCGATCGAAAGCATCATGTCGAGGACAGCCACCGGGCGGTCTACCTGACCAACGCTCTTCGGTTCGCCACCTTCGGAACCGACCTGATCTTCGCGCTGCCCCGCCAAACGACCCGCATGCTCTCGTCCGATCTCGACCAGCTCATTGAGCTCGACCCGCCGCATGTTTCGTTCTACCAGTTGACCGTGGAACCGGGCACGCCGCTGGCCCGCAAGGTGGAGAAGGGGAGAGTGAAACCGATCGACGAGGAACTGGCCCTCGCCATGTATCGGGGCGGCTCCGAACGACTGGCGGACGCCGGTTACGTTCGATACGAAGTATCGTCCTTCGCGAAGCCGGGCCACGAGTGCCGACACAACATCAGCTACTGGGAAGGTCAGGATTACCTCGGCCTGGGACCGTCGGCCCATTCATTCGTCCGGGGACGTCGGTTCGCGAACGTGTCCAGTGTCGCGCGCTATGTCCGAACGATTCAGGCCGGCGACTACCCGGTCGAGATCGATGAATCCGGTGTCGAGCAGCGCATGATCGAGGCCATCATGCTCGGTCTCCGCATGACGAAAGGAATCGACCGGCGGCAGTTTGCCGAGCGGTTCGGACGGAATGTCGAAGACCAGCTCGATCGTCGGCAGTATGAGGTGCTGGTGGAGTCGGGTCACGTTATTCCGGACCGGGGAAGGATTCGCTTGTCGGAAAACGGCTTTTATCTCGCGGACGAAATTACGCGGCGGCTGCTGAAGTAG
- the mltG gene encoding endolytic transglycosylase MltG, producing the protein MRTRYIIFAAVSVLVLLAGYCLFVYLSPVDIGDRTVSVIIAPGDGFSAIATRLADEEVVRSRYALTIPARWRNIDKNLVPGRYDFTGSNSARSILDRFEAGDFLILRFTVYEGAPIWKVASILAEKLESDSARIVELAQDTAFCNRLGVPSLEGYLFPETYFVPWGTPVEDVLAQMVAMFRAKTEGIWPDSIPNGLSREQAVVLASIVEAEAFLGEEMPTIASVYHNRLERKMRLDADPTVIYGLGGLDRPLYRRDLRTDTPYNTYRRKGLPPTPINSPGLDAIKAALYPESTEYLFFVADGSGGHRFSRTNAEHNRARYEIRQSGQSAPAGQ; encoded by the coding sequence ATGCGTACCCGGTATATCATTTTCGCTGCCGTTTCGGTGCTGGTACTGCTTGCCGGTTATTGCCTTTTCGTATACCTGTCGCCGGTCGATATTGGTGACCGGACAGTCTCAGTGATAATCGCTCCGGGCGACGGTTTCTCGGCAATCGCGACCAGGCTCGCCGATGAAGAGGTCGTTCGCTCCCGATACGCCCTGACGATCCCGGCCCGATGGCGCAACATCGACAAAAACCTCGTACCCGGTCGCTACGATTTCACCGGGAGCAATTCCGCCAGATCGATTCTCGACCGCTTTGAGGCCGGCGACTTCCTGATACTCAGGTTCACGGTGTATGAAGGCGCTCCGATCTGGAAAGTGGCCTCGATTCTGGCCGAGAAACTCGAGTCCGACTCTGCCCGCATAGTCGAACTGGCGCAGGATACGGCCTTCTGTAACCGACTCGGGGTTCCCTCCCTCGAAGGCTACCTCTTTCCGGAGACCTATTTCGTGCCGTGGGGAACGCCCGTTGAAGACGTGCTGGCGCAGATGGTCGCCATGTTCAGGGCAAAGACCGAAGGTATTTGGCCGGACTCCATCCCCAACGGGCTGTCAAGGGAACAGGCGGTCGTGCTGGCGTCAATTGTCGAGGCCGAGGCCTTTCTGGGTGAGGAAATGCCGACCATCGCTTCGGTCTATCACAACCGGCTTGAACGGAAGATGCGCCTCGACGCCGATCCGACTGTCATCTACGGACTCGGCGGGCTGGATCGCCCCTTGTACCGCCGGGATCTTCGCACCGACACGCCGTACAACACCTATCGACGCAAGGGTCTGCCGCCGACCCCGATCAATTCGCCGGGGCTCGATGCCATCAAAGCGGCGCTGTATCCGGAATCCACCGAATACCTGTTCTTTGTCGCCGACGGTTCCGGCGGTCACCGTTTCTCACGGACAAACGCCGAACACAACAGGGCGAGATACGAGATACGCCAATCGGGGCAGAGTGCTCCGGCGGGGCAGTAA
- a CDS encoding replication-associated recombination protein A — translation MDFFDQTDNNAHRSAADLKPLADRMRPRTFDEFVGQEKIVGDGTPLRKAVEADRVGSLIFWGPPGSGKTTLAEIIARSTRGQFVPFSAVTSGIKEVKEVLTKAVNYYQMSGRRTYVFIDEIHRFNKAQQDAFLPYVEKGEVVLIGATTENPSFEVNSALLSRMRVLVLERLSVQNMMEVLRRALTDSERGLGARSHAISDEAMEFLASAADGDARRGLTLLEQASEFVGNGNELTLDALRKVHQKSALVYDKTGEEHYNIISALHKTIRGGDPDAALYWLARMLAAGEDPRYVIRRLVRFASEDVGMADPYALTFALNVRETYHFLGSPEGELAIAQLVIYLACAPKSNSVYLAFGKAMADAEQSGSLPVPLTIRNAPTALMKGLGYGKDYKYAHEFEDAITDQEYFPEGLEGSRYYFPKEAGREQKISDYLRTYLERRRQLMARPGQPDRPKKGSGH, via the coding sequence ATGGACTTCTTCGATCAAACTGATAACAACGCCCACCGCTCGGCGGCCGATCTCAAACCCCTCGCCGATCGCATGCGACCGCGAACCTTTGACGAGTTTGTCGGTCAGGAAAAAATCGTCGGCGACGGCACCCCGCTTCGAAAAGCGGTCGAGGCCGACCGTGTCGGTTCGCTGATCTTCTGGGGGCCGCCCGGCTCCGGAAAAACCACCCTTGCCGAAATCATCGCCCGCTCCACTCGCGGGCAGTTCGTTCCGTTCTCGGCGGTTACCTCGGGCATCAAGGAAGTCAAAGAAGTCCTGACCAAGGCCGTCAACTATTACCAGATGTCGGGCCGCAGAACGTACGTCTTCATCGATGAAATTCACCGTTTCAACAAGGCCCAGCAGGACGCCTTCCTGCCGTACGTGGAAAAAGGCGAGGTCGTGCTTATCGGCGCGACCACGGAAAACCCGTCGTTTGAGGTCAACTCGGCCCTCTTGTCCCGAATGCGCGTGCTGGTGCTTGAACGCCTTTCCGTCCAGAATATGATGGAAGTCCTCCGGCGCGCCCTCACCGATAGCGAACGCGGGCTGGGCGCCCGCAGCCACGCAATCTCGGATGAGGCGATGGAGTTCCTGGCGTCGGCGGCCGATGGCGATGCCCGTCGCGGCCTCACGCTTCTCGAACAGGCATCGGAATTTGTCGGTAACGGCAACGAACTGACTCTCGACGCCCTCCGGAAAGTGCATCAGAAATCAGCGCTCGTGTATGACAAGACGGGCGAAGAACACTACAACATCATCTCGGCCCTTCACAAGACGATCCGTGGCGGCGACCCCGATGCCGCCCTGTATTGGCTCGCGCGGATGCTCGCGGCCGGGGAAGACCCTCGGTATGTCATTCGCCGGCTCGTGCGCTTCGCCTCCGAAGATGTCGGTATGGCTGATCCCTACGCCCTCACGTTCGCCCTCAATGTCCGTGAAACGTACCATTTCCTCGGCTCTCCCGAGGGCGAGCTGGCCATCGCGCAACTGGTCATTTACCTGGCGTGCGCGCCCAAGTCCAACTCTGTCTATCTGGCCTTTGGCAAGGCGATGGCCGACGCCGAACAGAGCGGTTCACTGCCCGTGCCGCTGACTATCCGCAACGCGCCCACCGCCCTCATGAAAGGTCTCGGCTACGGCAAAGACTACAAGTACGCCCACGAGTTTGAGGACGCCATTACCGATCAGGAATACTTTCCGGAAGGTCTCGAAGGCAGCCGGTACTACTTCCCCAAGGAGGCTGGCCGGGAACAGAAGATTTCGGACTACCTCCGGACATATCTCGAACGCCGGCGTCAACTGATGGCCAGGCCGGGACAGCCCGACAGGCCGAAAAAAGGAAGCGGCCACTGA
- a CDS encoding PAS domain-containing protein, with protein sequence MSIVTVPRRISSHVSDTFARPVPSRLRDDLLRESNTDRTPLAGLTAAVLGLTLRGSLIDSDREYLDRVGGANAIVFLINGSRWVHPADLPLFDYELIETAVTICGEAVVSHRYQPRENDPETWYTVMTAVLNPGEEVPLVLGILSPENRREAAARQGQFSDVVSAFRACRIEFERACDVIRAAGNSDEPLIVVDQTTGTILHANSPACQLAEWTDSPIIGASFDDIAGLLPLCSSGPRLMIRQVTVAGLALSLVGAPSSPGDTDSAATQATGPLADELHSALDDLAVSVSELKSYVAAAGNTVAAALLDRIDSQAILVRDGIEHLTRLVLGTPATAEDDLP encoded by the coding sequence ATGAGCATAGTCACGGTTCCCCGTCGAATCAGCAGCCACGTGAGCGACACATTCGCTCGGCCGGTGCCTTCGAGGCTTCGAGATGATCTGCTGCGAGAGTCAAACACTGACAGAACGCCGCTGGCGGGCCTGACCGCTGCCGTCCTGGGCCTGACCCTCCGGGGCTCTCTGATCGACAGCGATCGGGAGTACCTGGACCGAGTCGGGGGCGCCAACGCGATTGTCTTTCTGATCAACGGCAGCCGCTGGGTACATCCGGCGGACCTGCCGCTGTTTGACTACGAGCTGATCGAAACCGCCGTTACGATTTGCGGCGAAGCCGTCGTATCGCACCGCTACCAGCCGAGGGAGAACGATCCGGAAACGTGGTACACGGTCATGACTGCGGTGCTGAATCCGGGTGAAGAGGTACCGCTCGTGCTGGGGATCCTGAGTCCGGAAAACCGTCGGGAAGCAGCCGCGCGGCAGGGGCAGTTCTCGGATGTGGTATCGGCATTTCGCGCCTGTCGCATCGAGTTTGAACGAGCCTGCGACGTAATACGGGCTGCCGGGAACAGCGACGAGCCGCTCATCGTCGTCGATCAGACGACGGGCACCATACTTCACGCAAATTCGCCGGCCTGCCAACTGGCCGAGTGGACGGATTCACCGATAATCGGCGCTTCATTCGACGATATTGCCGGGCTGCTGCCGCTGTGCAGTTCCGGGCCGCGATTGATGATCAGGCAGGTAACGGTGGCGGGACTGGCGCTGTCGCTGGTGGGGGCGCCATCGTCGCCCGGCGACACCGACAGCGCGGCAACTCAAGCGACCGGGCCGCTGGCTGATGAGTTGCATTCGGCGCTGGACGATCTGGCGGTCAGCGTGTCGGAACTCAAGTCGTACGTCGCGGCCGCCGGCAACACGGTGGCGGCTGCTCTCCTCGATCGCATTGACAGCCAGGCGATTCTCGTGCGGGACGGGATCGAACATCTCACCCGTCTGGTACTTGGAACCCCGGCGACAGCGGAAGATGATCTACCATGA
- a CDS encoding sigma 54-interacting transcriptional regulator — MTEHREPIAVVIRTENPNLAESLATQLRSAGCRVLKDSETTGTEETRGVTPQVVIQDAGDAPAPCSAALESVRSQWPGAQIVFIGAGVSSDLTLLSHPAVFAALSRDDTPQHVCWTVQRAGETARMRTELTALRESAAMSYGFDNFIGVSEGIVRVRETAQRLAPTDIAVLLTGRPGSGKRHLATIIHHHSLRRRGPLVTVDFETVPPDQHSELLFGGTTAGRRSVRPGLLERADGGTIYLDDIGAMSMEAQERLSGFLQDHQIVSSVQARPMRLDVRMLAGSSHDLRDRVADGSFRADVLQALSVISIDLPPLKGRSEDIEVLTDYMLHRLTAGRGQTQVGISREALTMLAAHSWPGNVRELENTLRRAIALCQNRCIEWGDIVFLGEPAGAPTDSGPSRVTLTIKGGLLDNTQRTLIIKALDANDWNYSRTAADLGIGRTTLWRKIRRYDLRRESDLR; from the coding sequence ATGACAGAGCATCGCGAACCAATTGCGGTCGTCATTCGAACTGAGAACCCGAATTTGGCGGAGTCATTAGCGACTCAATTGCGATCCGCCGGCTGCAGGGTACTGAAAGATTCTGAGACCACGGGGACGGAAGAAACCCGCGGCGTGACGCCGCAGGTCGTGATTCAGGATGCCGGGGACGCCCCGGCACCCTGTTCCGCGGCACTTGAGAGTGTGCGAAGCCAATGGCCCGGCGCGCAGATCGTCTTCATCGGCGCGGGGGTGTCATCTGATCTTACGCTGTTGTCACACCCCGCCGTCTTTGCGGCGCTCTCGCGTGACGATACACCGCAGCACGTGTGCTGGACCGTGCAGCGGGCGGGTGAAACCGCCCGCATGCGTACGGAGCTCACGGCGCTGCGCGAATCGGCGGCGATGAGTTACGGCTTTGACAACTTCATCGGCGTGTCGGAAGGTATCGTGCGGGTTCGCGAGACCGCACAGCGCCTCGCGCCGACCGATATCGCGGTCCTGCTGACGGGGCGGCCGGGCAGCGGAAAGCGCCACCTCGCAACCATCATTCATCATCACTCCCTGCGACGCCGGGGACCGTTGGTGACGGTCGATTTCGAAACGGTCCCGCCCGACCAGCACTCCGAACTGCTGTTCGGCGGCACGACGGCCGGACGCCGGTCTGTTCGGCCGGGTCTGCTGGAACGCGCCGACGGGGGCACGATCTATCTCGACGACATCGGGGCAATGTCGATGGAGGCACAGGAACGCCTGAGCGGCTTCCTGCAGGACCACCAAATAGTCAGCTCGGTGCAGGCCCGACCGATGCGTCTCGACGTTCGCATGCTGGCCGGCAGCAGCCACGATCTGCGGGATCGTGTCGCAGACGGTTCATTTCGGGCCGACGTGCTGCAGGCGCTCAGCGTGATATCGATCGACCTGCCGCCACTCAAGGGACGCTCCGAGGATATTGAGGTACTAACCGATTACATGCTCCATCGGCTGACTGCCGGTCGCGGGCAGACGCAGGTGGGAATCAGTCGTGAGGCCCTGACGATGCTTGCGGCGCACTCCTGGCCGGGCAATGTCCGGGAACTCGAGAACACCCTGCGCCGGGCCATCGCTCTGTGTCAGAACAGGTGTATCGAGTGGGGCGATATCGTCTTCCTCGGGGAACCGGCCGGCGCGCCAACCGACAGCGGACCGTCGCGGGTCACGCTGACCATCAAAGGCGGGCTGCTCGACAACACGCAACGGACTTTGATTATCAAGGCCCTGGACGCCAACGACTGGAACTATTCACGTACCGCGGCCGATCTCGGTATCGGACGAACCACCCTCTGGAGAAAAATACGACGGTACGATCTTAGGCGGGAAAGCGATCTTCGCTGA
- a CDS encoding 3-deoxy-manno-octulosonate cytidylyltransferase — MSREVIAVIPARMGSTRFPGKVAYLYKGKPLLFYIWHSVKKSRTIDRVVIATDSGEVESLAKSFGAEAIRTSSRHRTGSDRVAEVMSRLPGALYINVQADNFGLSGRVFDPVVRWMLAHPKEMYATLARRIRAEHDLDRTDCTKVVGSHDAYALWFSRLPLPFIRDAHGRNRIAQYRFLEHIGVYFFRPDGLARFAGWKRTAIEKAESLEQLRILEHGGRIRLFVTGARSISIDSPKDLNAIESLIR; from the coding sequence ATGTCCCGTGAAGTAATCGCCGTAATTCCGGCGAGAATGGGTTCCACACGGTTTCCCGGAAAAGTCGCTTATCTCTACAAGGGCAAGCCGCTGCTCTTCTATATCTGGCACTCAGTGAAGAAATCCCGCACCATCGACCGCGTCGTGATTGCGACCGACAGCGGGGAAGTGGAGTCTCTGGCGAAGTCGTTCGGAGCCGAGGCGATTCGCACGTCCTCACGCCACCGGACCGGGTCGGATCGAGTCGCCGAGGTAATGTCACGGCTCCCCGGCGCCCTGTACATCAACGTGCAGGCTGACAACTTCGGACTGAGCGGGCGGGTGTTTGATCCGGTTGTCCGATGGATGCTCGCCCATCCGAAAGAGATGTACGCGACGCTGGCCCGTCGTATCCGGGCCGAACACGATCTCGACCGAACGGACTGCACCAAGGTGGTGGGTTCCCACGACGCCTATGCGCTGTGGTTTTCCCGCCTGCCGCTGCCGTTCATCCGCGACGCCCACGGGCGGAACCGCATCGCGCAATACCGGTTCTTGGAACATATAGGCGTTTACTTCTTCCGTCCCGACGGACTCGCACGGTTTGCCGGCTGGAAGCGCACGGCCATCGAAAAGGCGGAGTCGCTCGAGCAGTTGCGCATTCTCGAACACGGCGGCAGGATCCGCCTGTTTGTCACCGGCGCCCGGTCAATCAGTATCGACAGCCCGAAGGATCTGAACGCAATTGAGTCTTTGATACGATAG